A single region of the Desulfurella sp. genome encodes:
- a CDS encoding hydrogenase small subunit: protein MKKDTLDYEALLPEVDERLKKSCSKEQEQLFYNNLKEAGFTRRDFLKWTSMITAALTLPPIFEPRVAKAVAAIAPRPTVIWLHFAECTGCTESFIRNINPSIERVIFDTINLAFHDTLMMASGKRAEEALESAIAKYKGSYILVVEGGIPTKDNGIFLRIGTNAETGLHRLKRISKDAKYIVNFGTCSSFGGVQAAYPNPTGAKGVHDILGCEVVNVSGCPPNSVNMIGTLVHILLFDRVPPLDLSYRPIWAYGGRIHDNCERRAHFDAGEFVEEWGDEGAKKGWCLYKMGCKGPLTYNNCPRYRFNQSTNWPVGAGHGCIGCSEPDFWDTMAPFEEPNDKAGIRIPAFGGVEATSDAIGELVTGITIGAVGVHAAGSIIRAKAEKKKKEEEKEEKNKNDQNNTGENK, encoded by the coding sequence ATGAAAAAAGACACTCTTGACTATGAAGCTCTATTGCCAGAAGTAGATGAGCGGCTAAAAAAAAGTTGTTCTAAAGAACAAGAACAACTGTTCTACAACAATCTCAAAGAAGCAGGTTTTACAAGAAGGGATTTTTTGAAATGGACATCAATGATTACAGCTGCTTTAACTTTGCCACCTATATTTGAACCACGTGTTGCAAAAGCAGTTGCAGCTATTGCTCCAAGACCTACAGTAATCTGGCTGCACTTTGCAGAGTGCACAGGCTGTACAGAATCTTTTATTAGAAACATTAATCCTTCAATTGAAAGAGTCATATTTGACACAATTAACCTTGCATTCCACGACACATTAATGATGGCATCGGGCAAAAGGGCTGAAGAAGCTTTAGAGTCTGCAATAGCAAAGTATAAAGGTAGCTATATATTGGTAGTGGAAGGTGGTATACCAACAAAGGATAACGGTATATTTTTGCGCATTGGTACAAACGCAGAAACTGGCCTTCATAGATTAAAAAGAATATCAAAAGATGCTAAATACATAGTAAATTTTGGCACGTGCTCGTCTTTTGGAGGCGTACAGGCAGCATATCCAAACCCAACGGGTGCAAAAGGCGTTCATGATATTTTGGGTTGCGAGGTGGTTAATGTATCTGGTTGTCCACCGAATTCAGTAAACATGATAGGAACACTTGTACATATTTTATTGTTTGACAGGGTTCCACCGCTTGATTTAAGCTATAGACCAATCTGGGCTTACGGCGGCAGAATTCACGATAACTGTGAGCGCAGGGCACACTTTGATGCTGGTGAGTTTGTTGAAGAATGGGGCGATGAAGGCGCAAAAAAAGGCTGGTGTTTGTATAAAATGGGTTGCAAGGGGCCTCTTACATACAACAACTGCCCAAGATACAGGTTTAACCAAAGCACAAACTGGCCAGTGGGAGCAGGTCATGGCTGCATTGGATGCTCAGAACCCGACTTTTGGGATACTATGGCACCGTTTGAAGAGCCAAATGATAAAGCAGGCATAAGGATTCCTGCATTTGGCGGCGTAGAAGCTACAAGCGATGCCATTGGAGAACTTGTAACAGGCATTACGATTGGTGCGGTAGGTGTACATGCTGCTGGCTCAATAATCAGAGCGAAAGCTGAAAAGAAAAAGAAAGAAGAAGAAAAAGAAGAAAAGAATAAAAACGATCAAAACAATACAGGCGAAAATAAATAA
- a CDS encoding nickel-dependent hydrogenase large subunit gives MAKAQKEVNQHLVVDPITRIEGHLRIEVNIKNGKVTDAWSSGTLWRGIEPILQGRDIRDGGLLAQRICGVCTYSHYEGNTMATEVALGIRPPTNARLIRNLINAAQFMQDHIVHFYALHSLDWADIGGALKADPQKAADLAYEFSKTPYNASVAHYREVKEKLAKFVASGQLGPFANAYIGNPLYKMTPEADLITISHYLDALQIQVILGQMKAIYGAKDPHPQTLVIGGISSVMDLLDPNRLAEYKYKLDNVHNFIKNAYLPDIDMLTHFYKDEFVKGWGIGNYNFLSYGGFPETNDWEAKYRYLPQGVVYEGNLNIFEPTVDEKSITETVAHSWYEGPKVGLYPGIEETIPQYTGLNPDNTVKGDGKYSWVKAPRYKRKVMEVGPLARWVVGYATNHKDMRKRVDEFLKKHNAKFEQMYSTVGRTVARALDTDYICDGAYIFIKDLIANLKQGDESTWTRFEFPKEETNACVALVEAPRGSLGHFVTIKGKTITHYQVVVPSTWNASPRDEIGQKGAYEASLIDLPVPDPNEPLEILRTIHSFDPCLACAVHLIDTDSGKLRKFKVEV, from the coding sequence ATGGCAAAGGCACAAAAAGAAGTTAATCAACACTTAGTAGTTGATCCTATTACGCGTATTGAAGGACATTTGCGCATTGAAGTTAATATAAAAAATGGCAAGGTAACTGACGCCTGGAGTTCTGGTACACTTTGGAGAGGCATAGAACCTATCCTGCAAGGTAGAGACATAAGGGATGGTGGCTTGCTTGCCCAGCGTATATGCGGTGTTTGTACATACTCTCACTATGAAGGCAATACTATGGCTACAGAAGTTGCTCTTGGCATAAGACCGCCAACAAATGCAAGGTTAATTAGAAATTTAATTAATGCAGCACAATTTATGCAGGATCATATAGTCCATTTTTACGCCCTGCATAGTCTTGATTGGGCTGATATAGGAGGAGCATTAAAAGCAGACCCTCAAAAGGCGGCTGATTTAGCTTATGAATTTTCAAAAACACCATATAATGCTTCTGTTGCTCACTATAGAGAAGTAAAAGAAAAACTTGCAAAATTTGTAGCAAGCGGACAATTAGGGCCATTTGCAAATGCATATATTGGTAACCCGCTTTATAAGATGACTCCTGAAGCTGATTTAATAACAATAAGCCATTATTTAGATGCATTGCAAATTCAAGTAATTCTAGGACAAATGAAAGCCATTTATGGAGCAAAAGATCCTCATCCACAAACACTTGTAATTGGCGGAATCTCAAGTGTTATGGATTTACTTGACCCAAATAGACTTGCAGAGTACAAATACAAATTAGATAATGTTCACAATTTTATAAAAAATGCTTATCTTCCTGATATTGATATGCTTACACATTTTTATAAAGATGAGTTTGTAAAAGGTTGGGGAATTGGAAACTATAATTTCTTAAGTTATGGTGGTTTTCCAGAAACAAACGATTGGGAAGCAAAATACAGATATCTACCTCAAGGTGTTGTATACGAAGGCAACCTGAATATTTTTGAACCCACAGTAGATGAAAAGTCAATCACAGAAACTGTTGCCCACTCATGGTATGAAGGACCAAAAGTTGGACTATACCCTGGAATTGAAGAAACAATACCTCAATATACAGGTTTAAACCCAGATAATACAGTTAAAGGAGATGGAAAATACTCGTGGGTAAAAGCACCACGCTACAAAAGAAAAGTTATGGAAGTAGGTCCACTTGCCAGATGGGTAGTAGGGTATGCAACAAACCACAAAGACATGAGAAAACGCGTTGATGAATTTTTAAAAAAGCACAATGCAAAATTTGAACAAATGTATTCAACAGTAGGCAGAACCGTAGCAAGGGCACTAGACACGGATTATATTTGCGATGGTGCTTATATATTTATAAAAGATTTAATTGCAAACTTAAAACAGGGTGATGAAAGTACGTGGACAAGGTTTGAATTTCCAAAAGAAGAAACAAACGCATGCGTGGCGCTTGTTGAGGCACCAAGGGGTTCTTTAGGTCACTTTGTTACAATAAAAGGAAAAACAATTACGCACTACCAGGTAGTTGTGCCTTCTACATGGAATGCTTCTCCAAGAGACGAAATCGGCCAAAAAGGAGCCTATGAAGCTTCACTGATAGATTTACCCGTACCAGATCCAAATGAGCCATTAGAAATTTTACGTACCATACACTCATTCGATCCATGTCTTGCATGCGCTGTACATTTAATTGATACAGATAGTGGTAAATTGCGTAAATTTAAAGTCGAGGTGTAA
- the cybH gene encoding Ni/Fe-hydrogenase, b-type cytochrome subunit, translated as MDSQVKMHYRWTVARRLIHWTTFICIAVLTFTGFYIADPFWFVYSPGTREAYNTFAMADVRFIHFTFGFIFMFAIIMRLYYAFFSRYDADWKSLLFEWFNIKEWKTVLSYYITFKPYGVPIKSKYNPLQSLFYFLFIVACFFQIISGLVMFTMGQNSILGMSFMQKALYWFVSLMGGYAHVYDLHRLLTWFFIVFFIGHVYMILAHDVGDKKGTVSSMISGYEAEKE; from the coding sequence ATGGATAGTCAAGTCAAAATGCACTACAGGTGGACAGTTGCACGAAGACTAATACACTGGACAACATTTATATGCATAGCAGTGCTAACTTTCACTGGTTTTTATATAGCTGATCCTTTCTGGTTTGTTTATTCGCCAGGCACAAGAGAAGCATACAATACATTTGCTATGGCAGATGTAAGATTTATACACTTTACTTTTGGCTTTATATTTATGTTTGCTATTATTATGAGACTGTATTATGCTTTCTTTTCAAGATACGATGCAGATTGGAAAAGTTTATTGTTTGAGTGGTTTAATATTAAAGAATGGAAAACTGTGCTTTCCTATTATATTACATTCAAACCATATGGTGTGCCAATTAAAAGTAAGTATAATCCACTTCAATCGCTATTTTACTTTTTATTTATTGTAGCTTGCTTCTTTCAGATTATATCTGGCCTTGTAATGTTTACAATGGGTCAAAACTCCATTCTCGGTATGTCTTTTATGCAAAAAGCACTATACTGGTTTGTAAGCCTGATGGGCGGCTATGCCCATGTATACGATTTGCATAGATTGCTTACATGGTTTTTTATAGTGTTTTTTATAGGTCATGTGTATATGATATTAGCCCATGATGTAGGCGATAAAAAAGGTACAGTATCATCTATGATTTCTGGATACGAGGCAGAAAAAGAATGA
- a CDS encoding HyaD/HybD family hydrogenase maturation endopeptidase, which yields MNNIAVIGLGNTLLGDEGFGVHLVNKLKSKYTFSENVKILDGGTVGFLLIEHFLENDKLIFVDAIRANDTPGSIYKFNVKELPPNITFVSSIHEIGLGDILGHVRLMGLEKETVVIGIEPLSVCPNDLTITLTPLMEEKMPSVEKLVLEQIKEFGGSYA from the coding sequence ATGAACAATATTGCAGTTATAGGCTTGGGTAACACATTGCTTGGCGATGAAGGCTTTGGCGTTCATTTAGTTAATAAATTGAAATCAAAATATACATTCAGTGAAAATGTTAAAATTTTAGATGGAGGAACCGTAGGGTTCCTCTTAATTGAGCATTTTTTAGAAAATGATAAACTTATATTTGTAGATGCAATAAGAGCAAATGATACACCAGGCAGTATCTATAAATTCAATGTAAAAGAGCTTCCTCCAAATATTACATTTGTATCATCTATCCATGAAATTGGCCTGGGTGATATTTTAGGGCATGTAAGATTAATGGGCTTGGAAAAAGAAACAGTAGTAATTGGAATTGAACCACTCTCGGTTTGCCCAAATGACTTAACTATTACACTAACACCTTTAATGGAAGAAAAAATGCCTTCCGTTGAAAAGTTAGTATTAGAACAAATAAAAGAATTTGGTGGAAGTTATGCATGA
- a CDS encoding hydrogenase maturation nickel metallochaperone HypA, with protein MHEGAIAQSVVEVLRDIKTQNGLLSITSATLKIGAVSGVAIDALLFAFEAIQKEEEFIKNTKLNIIYVNVKARCSICGKIYEFDNTDDLVMVCQDCQMPLTIINGKELEIVDVEGQ; from the coding sequence ATGCATGAGGGGGCAATAGCCCAATCTGTCGTGGAAGTTTTACGCGACATAAAAACCCAAAATGGGCTATTGAGCATAACTTCCGCTACCCTAAAAATTGGTGCAGTCTCGGGCGTTGCTATCGACGCCCTTCTTTTTGCATTTGAAGCAATACAAAAAGAAGAAGAATTTATCAAAAACACAAAACTTAATATAATCTATGTAAACGTAAAAGCAAGGTGTAGTATATGTGGCAAAATTTATGAATTTGATAATACAGACGATCTGGTTATGGTTTGTCAAGATTGCCAGATGCCACTTACAATAATAAATGGCAAAGAATTAGAAATTGTAGATGTGGAGGGACAGTAG